DNA sequence from the Stigmatella aurantiaca genome:
GCGTTGGACCTGCTGCGCCAGTTGCAGACGCGGCGCTGCCCCATGGCCATCGTCGTCGACGAGCAGGGTGGGCTCTCTGGCCTCGTCACCACGGAGGACCTCGTCGAGGAGCTGGTGGGCGAGCTCTTCAGCGAGCATGACACGCCCGCCGAGCTGCTGCGCCGCGAGGCCGACGGCACGATGCTGGTGGATGGCACCGTCCCCATCCGGGACGTGAACCGGGAGCTGGGCTTCGAGCTGCCGGAGGGCGACAGCTGGTCCACGGTGGGCGGGCTCTGCATGTCGCTCGCGGGGGCCATTCCCGCGCCTCCCACCCGGCTGTCCCTGCCCGATGGCACGGTGCTGGAGGTGGTCGAGGCATCCGCCCGGCGCGTCAAGCGCGTGCGCATCCACCCGCCCCCGCCCCCCGCGGCTTCGCCCCCTGCCTGAAAAGCACGGCGGCGAGGTCCCCCGGAACCGGGGACCCCGCCGTCATTCACTTCGAGCCGTGGGCGCGTCCGTTAGAACGTGCCACCGATGTTCAGCGTGCCGGAGTAGCGGCCGTTGCCGTTGAGGCCGTCATCCACCGCGGCGAAGTCCTGGTCGAACAGGAAGTTGTAGTTCGCCCGCAGGTCAGCGGTGAAGCTGCCGAAGTGGGTCCGGAGGCCCGCGCCCACGGGCACGTTGCCCACGGTGTCATCGCTGAAGCCGCCGCCGGTGCCGCGGAAGTTGTAGTCGCTCAGGCCGATGCCGCCCAGCACGTAGGGCTGGACCGGGGTCGCCGACAGGGCGAACGTGGCGGCCGCCTGGCCACCATTGCGCACGATGTCCGGGCCGCTGGAGGCCGAGAAGGCCGTGTCGGACACGTCGTTCACGGCGCCGCTGTAGCCCAGCTCGAGGCCGAACACCTTGGAGGGCTTGATGGCGGCCGTCACACCGTAGGCGGCACCCGGATCAATCGCGGGGGCCAGCGAGCCGGTGTAGCCTTCCACACCGCCGCCGACCATCAGGGTCAGGCCGCGCATGTTGGCCCCGGACTCCTTCTTCTCCTGGCGCGCCACGTCGTTCTCATCGACGTCCACGGTCGGGGTGAAGGCCGCGCTGCTCGGAGGCGGCGCGGCAGGGGCCACCTGGGCGGGCGGTGGCGTCAGTTGCGGCTCGCGCAGGGGCTCACTCTGGCTGTCCCATGCGCTGCCGCTGCCGCCCGTGCCGCTCACGGGCTCACACCGCAGCAAGACCTCGCCCTGCTGGGCGTCCAGCGAAGACCCGGTGCTGAGCGACGAGTCGCTCTGGGCAATCCCGGCCTGGCCACTGCCCCCGATGGACTCGTCCACCGGCTGGGTTTCGACGACCGCGACGCTCTCCTCCATCACCGACGGCGAGCCCATGGTGCTTGCCTGGGTGTCCTTCTTCTCGAACCCCGCGGGGCACTCCTTGCCGTCTCCCGCCAGAGCCGCACCGCTGTAGAGAAGCGCGGCAACCGCGCCCGTCAGAATCTTCGCTTTCATCCAACCCTCCGTTGTCCTGTGACTGACAAGAAGGTTGGGGGGGATCACGTCCCTGGCAAGATGCGTTCCAAGAACGCCACGGGGGCAGGCCCCCCGGACGCACAGCGTCCGGGCAGGCAGTCAGGCGCTCAGTCCCGCGTCCACTCCGAGGCGGTGACGACCGGCAGTTGCAGGGCCCGCTCGCGGTCGAGATCCAGGTTGCCGATGTGCAGGGACAGGGGCGACTGGACCCACTTGTAGATGGACTGGAGGAAGAGGCGGACGAACTTGTCCACGTAGCCCTTGAGCCGCTCGGGCTCCACCTCGGGGAACATGGTGGAGAGGGCCTGCACCAGCTCGGCGGGGACCAGCTTCTCGCCCGCGAAGAGGTAGAAGCACGCATCGAGGATGGGGAAGGGCATCAGCTCCTCCTCGCCCACCTGGTTGTGCGCCAGCTCCGGCCCGGCGGGCTTGGACAGCACCTTGCGGATGCCCTCGTAGCCCGTCTTCTCCTGGAGGTAGTCCAGCAGGTACATGACCACCGTCTTGGGCACGTTGGCGATGACGGCCAGCGCCCCCATCAAGTCGCCGCCGGTGGTGGTGTAGCCCACGGCCTTCTCGCTCATGTTCCCCGTCTGGAGGAACAGGCCGCCGCTGGAGTTGGACCAGTTCCACATGCGCTGGGCGCGCAGGCGCGCCTGGATGTTTTGCTCGGTGATGGGGGTGACGGCCGTCTCCCCGAGCATCTGCTTCACCACGGCCAGCTCCCGGTCGAAGGCCTCCTCGATGGGCACCACCTGGAAGGGCACGCCCAGCTCCCGGGTGATGGTCTCCGCCGCCTCGCGCGTGGAGCCGCTGGAGTAGCGGCTGGGCATGTAGAAGGTCTGCAGGAGCGAGCCCGGGTTGTCCGGCCGCACCCGCTTCGCGTACCGGTGGGCGATGAGCAGCGTGAGCAGCGAGTCCCGGCCGCCCGACAGCGAGATGCCGATGCACTTGAAGGCGCGCGTCTTCTCGAAGTAGTCGCCCACGCCCAGCGCCAGCGCGTCCAGGATGTCCTCGCACAGGGCCTCGCGGGCGGGCCTGCGCTGATCGGGGCCGGGCAGGAAGAAGCTGCGGTGCGGCGGCGCCGGGTACGTGAGCTTCTCGCGCCGCGTGTGGAGGATGCCCATGCAGTCCAGGATGGGCACCAGCTTGCCGCCGTCGGCCACCCACTCCTCGCGGTCGCTGCGCCAGGTGGTGTTCTCCGCGCGCAGGCGCACGGTGCGGTCCAGGTCCACCACCGCCGAGGTGAAGCCCTCCTGGAAGCGCGGCGTCTCGATGACGGAGCGGCCGTTCTGGTTCAGGAAGCCCCCGCCGTCGAAGATGATGCCGTCGTTGCTGCCCAGGGCGTTGGCGTAGGCGATGGTGCACTGGTGGTCCGCGGCGCGCGTGGCGAGCAGCTCCCGCCGCGTGTCCACGAAGCCCAGCCGGAAGGGCGAGGCCGACAGGTTCACCACCAGCTCGGCGCCCGAGTAGGTGCGGCGGCGCTGCGGGCCATCCGCGCTCCAGATGTCCTCGCACACCTCCGGGGCAATCACGCCGAAGTCGAAGCGGAAGAGGTAGTCGCCCAGCGGCACGCCGCGGTGCACCTCCGCCATGCCCGGGTAGCCGCGCGAGTAGGTGCGGCCCTCATAGAAGATGTTGTAGGTGGGCAGCTTCTCCTTGGGCACCAGCCCCAGGATGTGGCCTGCGGCCACCACCGCCGCGCAGTTGAGGCGCAGGCCCTGGTGGGCCACCGCCACGCCCACCACGAACACGGTGGCCAGCTTGGCCGTCTCGCGCGCGAAGC
Encoded proteins:
- a CDS encoding outer membrane protein; amino-acid sequence: MKAKILTGAVAALLYSGAALAGDGKECPAGFEKKDTQASTMGSPSVMEESVAVVETQPVDESIGGSGQAGIAQSDSSLSTGSSLDAQQGEVLLRCEPVSGTGGSGSAWDSQSEPLREPQLTPPPAQVAPAAPPPSSAAFTPTVDVDENDVARQEKKESGANMRGLTLMVGGGVEGYTGSLAPAIDPGAAYGVTAAIKPSKVFGLELGYSGAVNDVSDTAFSASSGPDIVRNGGQAAATFALSATPVQPYVLGGIGLSDYNFRGTGGGFSDDTVGNVPVGAGLRTHFGSFTADLRANYNFLFDQDFAAVDDGLNGNGRYSGTLNIGGTF
- the nadE gene encoding NAD(+) synthase, whose protein sequence is MRLVKVGLASVNTTVGAFSRNVDRALELGRRMAAEDVTVGLFQEQLIGGYPAEDLVQWQGFIDHQWPELERFARETAKLATVFVVGVAVAHQGLRLNCAAVVAAGHILGLVPKEKLPTYNIFYEGRTYSRGYPGMAEVHRGVPLGDYLFRFDFGVIAPEVCEDIWSADGPQRRRTYSGAELVVNLSASPFRLGFVDTRRELLATRAADHQCTIAYANALGSNDGIIFDGGGFLNQNGRSVIETPRFQEGFTSAVVDLDRTVRLRAENTTWRSDREEWVADGGKLVPILDCMGILHTRREKLTYPAPPHRSFFLPGPDQRRPAREALCEDILDALALGVGDYFEKTRAFKCIGISLSGGRDSLLTLLIAHRYAKRVRPDNPGSLLQTFYMPSRYSSGSTREAAETITRELGVPFQVVPIEEAFDRELAVVKQMLGETAVTPITEQNIQARLRAQRMWNWSNSSGGLFLQTGNMSEKAVGYTTTGGDLMGALAVIANVPKTVVMYLLDYLQEKTGYEGIRKVLSKPAGPELAHNQVGEEELMPFPILDACFYLFAGEKLVPAELVQALSTMFPEVEPERLKGYVDKFVRLFLQSIYKWVQSPLSLHIGNLDLDRERALQLPVVTASEWTRD